In Candidatus Zixiibacteriota bacterium, a single genomic region encodes these proteins:
- a CDS encoding GWxTD domain-containing protein, whose product MYKLSVGIHSGGNSVIREKYFEITPGKLEWEIAKEKQELADFPEADKITSDDEAKNFKNQILYIASRDELKQYDKLPLAGKNGFAKAFWKRRDPTPETVINEFKIEHYKRFRYANEAYSSFKEAEDSNKNGWRSDRGRVYIVYGAPSDKENNPSSLEAKPWTQWNYDNVEGGVYFIFIDETGYGNYRLVHSTAQGEPKDYYWENRLMPSSLSK is encoded by the coding sequence ATGTATAAATTATCAGTAGGCATACATTCGGGCGGAAATAGCGTCATCAGAGAAAAATATTTTGAAATTACGCCGGGCAAATTAGAATGGGAAATAGCTAAGGAAAAACAGGAATTAGCGGATTTTCCCGAAGCCGATAAAATCACATCCGATGATGAGGCTAAAAATTTTAAAAACCAAATATTATATATTGCCTCTCGCGATGAATTGAAACAATATGACAAACTGCCGTTAGCCGGCAAAAACGGATTCGCCAAAGCCTTCTGGAAAAGGCGCGACCCAACTCCCGAAACTGTAATAAACGAATTTAAAATCGAGCATTACAAACGGTTTAGGTATGCTAATGAAGCCTATTCCTCTTTTAAAGAGGCAGAGGACTCTAATAAAAATGGCTGGCGGTCTGATAGGGGAAGGGTCTATATTGTTTATGGCGCGCCATCGGATAAAGAAAATAATCCCTCATCATTAGAGGCTAAGCCGTGGACACAGTGGAATTACGATAATGTTGAAGGTGGAGTATATTTCATCTTCATCGATGAGACCGGCTATGGCAATTACCGTCTTGTCCATTCCACAGCTCAGGGCGAACCCAAGGATTATTACTGGGAAAATCGCCTGATGCCCTCATCGCTTAGCAAATGA
- the guaB gene encoding IMP dehydrogenase, translating into MINNFDLALTFDDVLLVPSYSETLPSQVNLATRLVGDIILNIPLISAAMDTVTESSLAIAMAREGGIGIIHKNMSIERQAEEVDKVKRSESGMIVDPITLHPEANIGEAMAVMEKFSISGIPITNNGKLVGILTNRDLRFHPDPSLLISEVMTKDNLITAPEGTDLEQAKNLLHEHRIEKLLIVDSERILKGMITIKDIMKRIKYPNASKDNRGRLRAGAAVGANKGSMDRIAALIDAGADVIVVDSSHGHSKGVIDAVRAIKSQYSDINVIAGNVATAKGAESLIKAGADAVKVGIGPGSICTTRVITGAGMPQITAIIECAEAAAKHQIPIIADGGITYSGDITKALAAGADTVMIGSLFAGTDEAPGETILYEGRAYKVYRGMGSIEAMKKGSADRYFQEDESSKMVPEGVVGRVPNKGQLANSVFQLIGGIKAGMGICGVKDITALKQNARFIRVTSAGVRENHPHDINITKESPNYRVMG; encoded by the coding sequence ATGATTAATAATTTTGACTTAGCCTTAACATTTGATGATGTATTATTAGTACCGTCTTATTCGGAGACACTTCCCAGCCAGGTGAACCTTGCTACCCGTCTGGTGGGCGATATCATTTTAAATATACCGCTTATATCGGCGGCGATGGATACTGTTACTGAGTCGAGCTTGGCAATTGCCATGGCTCGCGAGGGCGGTATTGGAATTATCCATAAAAATATGTCTATAGAGAGGCAGGCTGAAGAAGTCGACAAGGTTAAGCGTTCGGAATCCGGTATGATTGTCGATCCGATAACCCTTCATCCGGAAGCCAATATAGGTGAGGCGATGGCAGTAATGGAAAAATTCTCGATTTCCGGAATACCGATTACAAATAATGGCAAGTTGGTTGGAATACTTACAAACCGCGATTTACGCTTCCATCCCGATCCGAGTTTGTTGATTTCAGAGGTTATGACAAAAGATAATCTGATTACCGCCCCCGAAGGAACCGATTTGGAACAGGCTAAAAATCTGCTTCATGAACACCGTATTGAAAAACTGCTTATTGTTGATTCGGAAAGAATACTCAAGGGCATGATAACTATTAAGGATATTATGAAGAGGATAAAATATCCCAATGCCAGCAAAGATAATCGGGGACGTCTCAGAGCTGGCGCGGCTGTTGGCGCGAACAAGGGAAGCATGGATAGAATTGCTGCTTTAATTGATGCCGGCGCGGATGTTATCGTGGTCGATTCATCGCACGGCCATTCTAAAGGTGTGATAGATGCCGTTCGAGCAATTAAGAGCCAATATTCCGATATAAATGTCATTGCGGGAAATGTTGCCACAGCCAAAGGTGCGGAGAGCCTTATCAAAGCAGGCGCTGATGCTGTTAAGGTTGGCATCGGACCTGGTTCAATCTGCACTACGCGAGTTATTACCGGTGCCGGCATGCCCCAGATTACCGCAATTATCGAATGCGCCGAAGCCGCCGCCAAGCATCAAATACCGATTATCGCGGATGGCGGCATCACCTACTCCGGCGACATCACGAAAGCATTGGCGGCAGGCGCCGATACGGTGATGATAGGCTCATTGTTTGCCGGCACCGATGAAGCTCCCGGCGAAACTATTCTTTATGAGGGGCGTGCCTATAAAGTTTATCGCGGCATGGGGTCGATAGAGGCTATGAAAAAGGGGTCTGCCGATAGGTATTTCCAGGAAGATGAATCGAGCAAAATGGTGCCGGAGGGCGTTGTCGGGCGAGTTCCGAATAAAGGCCAGTTAGCAAATTCTGTTTTTCAGCTTATTGGCGGGATTAAAGCCGGTATGGGGATTTGCGGCGTTAAAGACATTACGGCTTTAAAGCAAAACGCTCGTTTTATTCGGGTAACATCCGCAGGCGTAAGAGAAAATCATCCGCATGATATAAACATCACTAAGGAGTCGCCGAATTATCGGGTGATGGGATAG